TGAGGTGCGGCGCCTTAACTTCAGACGTGCCAGACAGATAGGCGGCTGCACCTCCCTCGCTGCGGCCCTCCCCTCCCGACGCCGCTCCATCCCCTTCACTGCTGGCTGCCCCCCTTCTCTATCTATcgacctatctatttatctatgtgtatgtatctgcattatctacctgtttcttgatTTTACATGTTACGTCTCTCCAAGTACGTCGCGTGGTTTCGCTGAGGCTCCAAACACCGTTCCATTAAGGCTACTAATTGAATTTCTTCCTTTTACGAGGacgattctttcattcttttgggGGAAAGCGATGCAAAGCCAAAGCGAAGCCAAAAGTCTCCATTGTATCCCAGGAAGATATTAACTTCcccaaaataaatatgcaagatgtatgtaaagagttttggttcagTTCGAGGATTACAACTTTAGGGGCCGCGGAGCCTGGAAGATTTGGCCCCGGCCCGCATGACCGGTCCATCATGGGGCCGCGCGGGCACGCCGGGGAGGCGGCAGCGTGACTACAGGCTTCTTAACGTGCCCCTTTCACTCATTACATACACTCTTATCTTTATCTAGGCATTCACTCATCATTCATATAAAACCCATAGTAGAATTATTTTCACAGCATGAATTTCAACTCTGTAAATAGAACAGGCTTGTCGGTGAGCCACAAAGGTTGGAATGTTGCTGACAACTACCACAAGTCATGAAATGGGTACTCACCTTGCGTGTCGACGGAGAAGTACCCCTGCCCGTCCCCGCCGGTGATGGCGTACAGCAGCTGGTCAGCGTCGGGATCCCGGGCCTCCAACGTGATGACCTCAGCGCCGGGGGGCAGGTTCTCCTTGACCCAGGCCCGCAGCACGCGCTGGGGGAACATCGGGGGACCCAAGTTTTCATCCACGTCGTGGACTTGGACGAAGAGGCTGGCGTCAGCGCTCAGGGCGGGATTGCCGCCGTCCTGGGCCCGGACCGTCACGTTGTAGGACTGCCGCGCCTCAAAGTCCAGCGGCTGGGCGAGGCGCACGACGCCGGTTTTCTCGTCGATGCGAAAAACATACTCGTGGCCGCTGACGAGGCTGTAGGTCAGCTGGCCGCCCATGCCAGGTCCGGGTCGGTGGCCTGCAGGGACGCCACCACCGCGCCCAGCGGCAGGTCCTCCGGGATGTCAACCCTGAGGCTGCGGGCGGCACCGAAGTCTGGCGGACAGTCGTTGATGTCCAGGACCGTCACCATGAGCCGGGACAGCGCAGACTGCGGGTGTTCGGGCGCGTCGTCCCACGCCCTCACCCGCAGGTCATACTCACCCGCCGCTCACGGTCCAGGCCGCCCAGCATGTACACAATGCCAGTCGTTCTGTCAACCGTGAACTCGTCCACATCCGACACCAACTCGTACGTTATCTGGGCGTTCAGACCCTCGTCCGCGTCCTGGGCAGTGATCTGAGCCACGCTGGTGCCGTTCCGCGTGTTCTCGGGGAGGTGGAGGCTGTAGCTCACACGATTAAACTCAGGAGCGTTATCATTCACGTCGACCACTTTGACTGTGAGATTCCTTGACACACTCCTGTGCGGGACGCCGAGGTCATACACAGTAATGTTAAGGAAATACTCTGGCGTCCTCTCGCGATCAAGCTCAGCCACCACCTTCAAGACCCCTGTTTCAAAGCCTATCTTGAACACCGAGTCCGTGTCACCGTTGGAGACGGCGTAGACCACACGGCCGTTGTGGCCCCGGTCATGGTCCTTCGCCGCCACAGTCAGCAGTTCGGTGCCGATACTCGCATCCTCGCGGACCTTGACGATGCTGGGAAACTTTTCTGGGAGCTCTGGCGGGTGGGAGTTGAAGCCGTAGCGCAGCGGCAACAGGGCGTAGTGTTCCTCGGCGGCGTTGTTCTCCGCCGCGGCCGcttccacttcctcagccttcgaTCCTATATCCGTTTCGTGACACTCGACGTGGGAGTGTTGCTTGAGGGCGGCCTGGCCATCTTTGCATTTGGTGATCACCGCGACCGTCACACTCGTGGGGCCAGACACGTGGGTACCGTCGGTGGCCGTCACATTGAGGACATACGTCTTATGCGGATCAACAGGCGTCACAACTTTCCTGAGGTCACACGTGAGAACCAGCACACCCGACGAGCTCTCAACGGACCAGCACTCTTCGTCCATGTCATTGTGTAGCCTGTAGCTGATGATGCTTCCGTTGTCAAGGTCCACAGCCGAGAGAGCAAGGACACTGGTGCCGACTGGGGCGTCCACGGAGACCCAACCTCTGCAGTCCACGCCGACGAACTGCGGCCGGTTGTCATTCACGTCACGAACCTTTACCTTCACTGTTGTCTCCGTCTCCCTCTTGAAAGGCGTGCCCCAGTCCGACGCACGAACTTTGATGGTGTAGACTCTTCGCTGGGCCTCGAAGTCCAGCACGGCGGAGGTTCGCATTGTCCCGTCGAAAGGGTCAATCACGAAGGGAACTTGGTCCAGATTGGCAATACTGTACGACAGGAAGCGGTTCTCTCCCGAGTCTGCATCTGTGGCGACCATGCGTGTGACGTAAGACCCCGTCGGCTCATTCTCGTCCAGCGTCACCTCCGTGTTGGGCGTGTTGAACTGAGGCGCGTTGTCGTTGGCGTCAAGAATTCTAATTATAACCTTGGCCGAGGACTGTTTCCTGAGGGCGTTGCTGGCCtggtccaccgccgccaccgtcagGCTGTAGTAGGCCGTCAGCTCATGGTCCAGCCAGTCAGCCGTTGATATAAGGCCTGTGCGAGGGTTTATAGAGAATTTTTCGTCTTCATTCCCTGCCACGATCCTGAATAGCACTCTGCCGTTGATGCCCTGGTCCGTGTCCGAGGCGGCCACCCGCACGACGGGGGTTTGGGGCGCCTCCTCGCTCACCGCCTCCTCGTACTGCTCCCGCGCAAACACCGGCGCGTGGTCGTTGACGTCGGCAATGTTGACGTGGACGCTGACTCTCGTCCTGCGCGAGGGAGTCCCACAGTCGACGGCCTGGATGGTTAGGTTGTAGCCTTCTGGCGCCAGCTCGCGGTCCAGCAGCTTGAGCACCGCAAGATTGTACTCCTTGTCGTGGACCTGTGTGACGCTGAAGAGCCTGTCGGGGTCCCCGGCCACGATGACCACCTGGTCCACGCGGCCActctcgccctcgtcctcgtcgtccaccTTGATGATGGCGTatatgtgggtgtgggcgtgctcGACCACGTGGGGCAGATGCTGCACCGAGATTCTTGGCGCGTGGATGTTGACTTGGTACACCTGGACCTCCACTGTGGCTCGCGCCGCGGCGGAGGCCCGCGTGTTGGGTGGCTGCGGCCCGCGGTCCTGGGCGAGGACTGTTATCCTGTGTGGCCGCCCATAGGTGTGGGACAGTGGGCGTGTTATGCTCAGGACGCCCTTGGTCGGGTGAACGGCGAACAGGTTTGACGTGTGGTCCTGCAGCAGGTAGTAAACCTGGCCGTTGATGCCGTCGTCGGCGTCGTGGGCCGTCACGGAGAGGAGCGGCGAGTGGAGCGACGCGTCCTCGCCCACACTCACCTGGTACGACGTGGGAAAAAACAACGGTATGTTATCGTTCGTATCTAGCACCCGCACCGTCACGTTGGCCCTGGCCTTGAGGGGCGCACCGCGGCGGACGGCACTGCGGGACTGCGCCTCCACCACTAAGTTGTACCGCTCCCGCCGCTCACGGTTCAGCACGTCCCGCAACCCTGTTTTTGTCCTCACGTGCAGCACCACGACGCCGCCAACCACCTCCGACTCGGCCGTGAAGAAGCCGTGCGTGTCCCCGTCAGCTATAGTGTACGTGACGTGGGTGGTGGGCGGCAGGTTCTCGAGGGACACGCCCATGAGCTCCTTCCCGGACACGTGCGTCCTGGGCAGCGAGTTCTCGTAGATGCTAACATTGTACCAGTCCCTCAGGAACCTGAGAGACTCCAGGCTGGCTGCCGCGGCGGCGCTCCAGCACAGCCACGGCAGCCCCAGCAGAAGCACCAGAAGGAAGAGACGCGAGGGTGGCCGCGGCCGCCGGGTGAGAGGTGGCCTGCCCGGGGCGTGGCGTGCGGGAGACGGCGGGGCCAGCAGCGTCCGCAGGACCGCTCCCTGGGCCATCATGTCATCATGTCACGTGGGGGCGGGCATCACCTGCAACGAGACGACACGTTACAcgtgtgcgcacacacacacacacacacaggtgtatGTATGGTTAGCATCAAATATTTAGATCATAAAAATATGCCTTCGAAAGAAGCCTTACACCTGCATTACCTGCCAAAAACACTTTCTAGGAAACACGCAACCAACAAacagaggaattaaaaaaagaaccagagaaaaatgaagatgaatcgagaaagaaatgaaacaagaaaaggcGACGAAGACCCTAGGAATACAAAACATCATCtgggaatcgtgtgtgtgtggcgtgcatGCAATATGTCCTCGGCGACAGAGTTCCATTGGGCGACGCGAGGCCGGCGATGCATTGCCCAGGTGTTCCATCCCTCACTGCCGCCACGACAACACCTCGCCACCGCCCGCCGCGACGCTCGGGAATAAAGAAACGCTGTGCGCTCGAGGACTCCATTCACACCACCTTGCCTCGGCCCGTCAGGAAGgcgcgtgtgtgtgcatgtgtgtgagggtgagagacagacagacaaatattcaGACAAACAGATGAGctgagaaacagacacagacaatttAGGCGTtttacaaggaaggaaggaatgacgatTATAAAAACTACCGATTCAAAATTCAAAAGAGGTCAGGTATGCATTGAAACAGGATAAAAAATTACCGTAGTTATCATCAAACTGGAATGGAACATGACAGCAAAGAACAgtgtagagagagatagaaacattATAATCGTGACCTTATTAGTAACGActcactcccttcacctcttctctgtcAGTCACGGTCTACAGTCTCCCAAAAGGATGAAAAACACATCAGTTATAATTACAGTCAGACTAGACGATTAAATACGGCAAAGAACAAAGCAAAGTCAAGAAGTAAAacagcatactccatacgagaccCATTTCCCGAGACCTACACTCATGGGCagctcgacagtccaacacaatcactgtaagctcccaaaccaaaccatattcaCCACAATGCTCCGTTACTTCTACGCAATACTAGATACCAATAAAattttcctgtgtagtttccCAAAATTCCCTCTTTTTTATATCACCGCCAAACACTTTAGAGatacaagtattttttttttgtcctattgtACGTTTGGTTggtgagcttacaaacttgctgtattggactgtaaaactggccctcagGCATTCACGGTCCAGAGTCCCCCGAAGCTTTTCCTCAAAgccaaacagcagcagcagcgccacGACTTTTGTTACGGCGGGAAAGACAAATAGGAAAGGAGTTTAGAGAGTCGAGAGAGGAACATTCAGACTAGTCACCGCATAGGGTTGTTATATATCAGATATTTttcaggtaaacaaacagattaccactttataatgtgtgtgtgtgtgtgtgtgtgtgagagagagagagagagagagagagagagagagagagagagagagagagagagagagagagagagagagagagagagagagagagagagagagagagagagagagagagagagagagagagagagagagagagagagagagagagagagagagacagagagagagagagacacacacacacacacacacacacacacacacacacacacacacacacacacacacacacacacacacacacacacacacacacacacacatactcaggcCTTAATACCTCAAGCAATCAAAGTCGAGCGCAAAAAATGGATGGCGATTAAGAGACAATCCAAACGCCATCAACTCTGCCAGCAAGCCACCGCTGAAAGGGAACTGCGGACCGCCGATAACACGAGAGGggcgacacaaacacacagggATGCACAGTGCTTAAGGAGACTACAAGcggccagacagacggacggctcacacattacagctcctgagagtacacacacgatactacacacgactataaggagactacgaggggccagacagacggacggttCAAACATAAAAGCTCCtgagagtacacacacgatactacacacgactataaggagactacaagcggccagacagacggacggctcACACATAACAGCTCCtgagagtacacacacgatactacacacgactataaggagactacgaggggccagacagacggacggctcacacattacagctcctgagagtacacacacgatactacacacgactataaggagactacgaggggccagacagacggacggctcacacattacagctcctgagagtacacacacgatactacacacgactataaggagactacgagGGGCCAGACAGATGGACAGCGCCTGGGAGTGGGTTATTCAGCAACTTTTCTCCGCATCCATAAGCATATCGTcagcctcataaaataatcgcctaagtcatttttcagcgatttccaggtttctgtctacatcaattttccagcatgtgacgcccatttttgtatagttgccttcgacattcagggtttgagtgtcctagaattggcctcttcatttctgcctaaaccttaacccaaatgagataatgacagttcttttctgatttcctgtaaagtataaaataatgacttaggcgatctgtttatgaaggtgacgatatataacCTCCTTTCAAAGCTTTTAGTGGTGTTTCCCTCAACTACTTATCAGTTCAGTTTGTTTCAGTTTGTCATACTCTAAGGATTAATTCTGCGCTCCTGTTGCTGAAGCTTCAAGAACTAAGATCCAAAACGCAATTTGCGCAGTTTCTAGCGGTAATACAGTGATTTCTGCGTCGAAGGTCAGGATACTTACGTGCTCCGACTGCTAACGCTTCAAAAATATGACCTGAGACTCTATTTGCTCAGTTTCTTGCAACAATACAGTGATTTCTGGGTCGAAGGTCAGGATAACTTATGTACTCCGATTGCTAAAGCTTCTAGCAATACAACCCAAGACTCTATTAGCGCAGTTTCCGGCGGTCATGCAGTGATTTCTGGGTCGAATTTCAGGATAACGTCGATGTTCCTGTTGTTAACGATTCTAGAAATACAAGTCTCCATTGAGGTTATTTCTGGGTCAAAGGTCTGAATAAATGCGCTTCGGTTACTAACGCTGTGAGAGTTACAAGCCAAGCCTCCCTTTATCCAGATAGCATCGTGGAGGTAATTTGAAGGTCCTAAGATCTATACAGCATAATCGAGGTGGCAGATACGAGTACAATTTGAAGTTAACTACTGCGCTTTGGTTACTAACGCTGCGAGAATTACAACATAAGCTTCCCTTCATCTAGCTAGCAATATGGGGGTAACCCGGAGGCCCCTCAGATCTGAACAGCACAAACGAGGTGAGGTTTAACTAGTGGCAGATGCATTTTACATCTTTGCTCTAACTGCTAACGCTTCCAGAACTTCAACCCAAGCCTCCCTACATCCAGATAGCAACGTGGAGGTAACCTGGAGGCCCTTAGATCAGAACACGATAATCTAAGTGGGACGTGACCAGTGACAGATGCAATTTAAGGATAATTTCTGCGCTCTGCTTCCTTTCGCTTCAAAATGGAAGACCCAAGACTCATTTTGAACGGTTTCTAGCGGTAATACATTGATTTCTGGGTCGAATGTCAGGATAACTTATGTACTCCGACTGCTAACGCTTCAAAAATGTGACCAAAGACTCTATTTCctcagtttttttgtgtgtggtaatACAGCGATTTTTGATTCGAATGTCGGGATAACGTCTATGTTCTCTTGTTAACGATTCTAAAACAACAACCCAAGCCTCCCTTCATCCAGAAAGCAACGTGTAGGTAACGTGTAGGCTCTCAGATCTCTGCTAGGAGGGTCATTTGTATTGTCTCCCGTGAGCGCAGGGAACGAATGCAAACCTAATTATGTTCCTCCGGTAAGTTTGCATTTAATATCCCCGGCAGGCAGGCAGCCACGACGCTGATTAATTTACATGTTAACGCCTGACTCCTGCCATTCACCCTTGATCTGCAGCCATTGATGAGTGACCTTAATGACAGGCTGAAGGccgtaacgaagaggaagaagaagaagaggcagaagaagaacaggaagaagaagaagaagaagaagaggcagaagaagaacaggaagaagaagaagaggcggaagaagaagaaaaagaaaaagaagaggaagaaaaagaggaagatgaggaagaagagaaggaaggagaagaagaagcagaaaaagaggaagaagaagaagaagaagaagaagaagaagaagaagaagaagaagaagaggcagaagaagaacaggaagaagaagaagaagaagaagaagaagaagaagaagaagaagaagaagaagaagaggaagaagaagaagaggcagaagaagaagagaaagaaaaagaagaggaagaaaaagaggaagatgaggaagaagagaaggaaggagaagaagaagcagaagaagaggaagaagaagaagaagaagaagaggaagaagaggaaaaaaagaaaaagaagaagaagaagaagaagaagaaga
The sequence above is a segment of the Eriocheir sinensis breed Jianghai 21 unplaced genomic scaffold, ASM2467909v1 Scaffold1200, whole genome shotgun sequence genome. Coding sequences within it:
- the LOC126989531 gene encoding protocadherin alpha-3-like; this encodes MGGQLTYSLVSGHEYVFRIDEKTGVVRLAQPLDFEARQSYNVTVRAQDGGNPALSADASLFVQVHDVDENLGPPMFPQRVLRAWVKENLPPGAEVITLEARDPDADQLLYAITGGDGQGYFSVDTQAS